In Populus alba chromosome 9, ASM523922v2, whole genome shotgun sequence, a genomic segment contains:
- the LOC118034752 gene encoding cytokinin riboside 5'-monophosphate phosphoribohydrolase LOG1 isoform X2 — translation MDVEMKQSRFKRICVFCGSSPGKKSSYKDAAIELGKELVSRNIDLVYGGGSIGLMGLISQAVFDGGRHVIGVIPKTLMPREITGETVGEVKAVADMHQRKAEMARHSDAFIALPGGYGTLEELLEVITWAQLGIHDKPVGLLNVDGYYNSLLSFIDKAVEEGFINPSARHIIVSAPTPRELVKKMEEYFPRHEIVASKLSWEIEQLGYPPQCDISR, via the exons atGGATGTGGAAATGAAGCAATCGAGATTTAAAAGGATTTGTGTGTTTTGTGGTAGTAGTCCGGGAAAGAAAAGCAGCTATAAAGATGCTGCTATTGAGCTTGGAAAAGAATTg GTATCAAGAAATATTGACCTGGTTTACGGAGGAGGGAGTATTGGTTTAATGGGGTTAATTTCTCAAGCTGTTTTTGATGGTGGCCGTCATGTGATTGG AGTTATCCCCAAGACACTCATGCCTAGAGAG ATCACTGGAGAAACAGTAGGTGAAGTGAAGGCTGTTGCTGATATGCACCAAAGGAAGGCTGAAATGGCTAGACATTCCGATGCTTTTATTGCCTTACCTG GTGGCTACGGGACCCTTGAAGAACTGCTTGAAGTCATAACTTGGGCCCAGCTTGGCATCCATGACAAGCCG GTGGGATTACTGAATGTGGATGGATATTACAACTCCCTGCTGTCATTCATTGACAAAGCGGTAGAGGAAGGCTTCATCAATCCAAGCGCACGCCATATAATTGTATCCGCCCCCACCCCAAGAGAGCTTGTCAAGAAAATGGAG GAGTATTTTCCACGACATGAAATAGTGGCCTCAAAGCTAAGCTGGGAGATTGAACAGTTAGGCTACCCTCCACAATGTGATATCTCAAG GTAA
- the LOC118034752 gene encoding cytokinin riboside 5'-monophosphate phosphoribohydrolase LOG1 isoform X1 has product MDVEMKQSRFKRICVFCGSSPGKKSSYKDAAIELGKELVSRNIDLVYGGGSIGLMGLISQAVFDGGRHVIGVIPKTLMPREITGETVGEVKAVADMHQRKAEMARHSDAFIALPGGYGTLEELLEVITWAQLGIHDKPVGLLNVDGYYNSLLSFIDKAVEEGFINPSARHIIVSAPTPRELVKKMEEYFPRHEIVASKLSWEIEQLGYPPQCDISR; this is encoded by the exons atGGATGTGGAAATGAAGCAATCGAGATTTAAAAGGATTTGTGTGTTTTGTGGTAGTAGTCCGGGAAAGAAAAGCAGCTATAAAGATGCTGCTATTGAGCTTGGAAAAGAATTg GTATCAAGAAATATTGACCTGGTTTACGGAGGAGGGAGTATTGGTTTAATGGGGTTAATTTCTCAAGCTGTTTTTGATGGTGGCCGTCATGTGATTGG AGTTATCCCCAAGACACTCATGCCTAGAGAG ATCACTGGAGAAACAGTAGGTGAAGTGAAGGCTGTTGCTGATATGCACCAAAGGAAGGCTGAAATGGCTAGACATTCCGATGCTTTTATTGCCTTACCTG GTGGCTACGGGACCCTTGAAGAACTGCTTGAAGTCATAACTTGGGCCCAGCTTGGCATCCATGACAAGCCG GTGGGATTACTGAATGTGGATGGATATTACAACTCCCTGCTGTCATTCATTGACAAAGCGGTAGAGGAAGGCTTCATCAATCCAAGCGCACGCCATATAATTGTATCCGCCCCCACCCCAAGAGAGCTTGTCAAGAAAATGGAG GAGTATTTTCCACGACATGAAATAGTGGCCTCAAAGCTAAGCTGGGAGATTGAACAGTTAGGCTACCCTCCACAATGTGATATCTCAAGGTGA